Proteins found in one Pelobates fuscus isolate aPelFus1 chromosome 10, aPelFus1.pri, whole genome shotgun sequence genomic segment:
- the TMEM81 gene encoding transmembrane protein 81 gives MYGPLILFLFTVSQTNAEYDPLVDSLKAITIPEKLQGISAKVVVKSSRCSSTCGVGTKTEKRCMIDKYNKRRKCEEVVVKCVIAFLCGMHTYTLTAGENFSINCLSKRNSDVQKDIKYYWQLSRGILTTDDNLFRPLKIFNYLIEFSPIKEKDAGTYRCDIQDISSSFLVKRIYFGIKVLSPDLLDLNFEKFVISKSDLKVLEKEELNNLKSNHTLNNISMYGRNMYIILGVGCGGGILGGILLAVALLRPSNITSKEDDEV, from the coding sequence ATGTATGGACCAttgatattgtttttgtttacagTCAGCCAAACCAATGCAGAATATGATCCTCTAGTAGATAGCCTAAAAGCTATAACAATTCCAGAAAAGCTTCAAGGTATATCTGCCAAGGTGGTCGTAAAATCTAGCCGCTGCAGTTCTACCTGTGGTGTCGGTACCAAGACTGAGAAGAGGTGTATGATAGATAAATATAACAAAAGGAGAAAGTGCGAGGAAGTGGTCGTAAAATGTGTGATTGCTTTCCTTTGTGGCATGCACACGTACACACTTACCGCTGGTGAAAATTTTAGCATTAATTGTCTGAGCAAACGCAATTCCGATGTGCAAAAAGACATTAAATACTACTGGCAACTCAGCAGAGGCATCTTGACAACTGATGACAATCTGTTTAGGCCACTGAAGATCTTTAACTATTTGATCGAATTTTCACCCATCAAAGAGAAAGATGCTGGAACTTATCGCTGTGATATTCAAGATATCAGCAGTTCATTTCTAGTGAAACgaatctattttggtataaaaGTTCTTTCTCCTGACCTGCTTGATCTTAACTTTGAAAAATTTGTGATTTCTAAATCGGACCTGAAAGTTTTAGAAAAAGAAGAACTTAACAATTTAAAAAGCAATCACACATTGAATAATATCTCCATGTATGGGAGGAACATGTACATTATTCTCGGAGTTGGTTGTGGTGGAGGGATCCTTGGAGGCATTCTTCTTGCAGTAGCTCTTCTTCGCCCATCCAACATTACAAGCAAAGAAGATGACGAAGTATAG